Genomic DNA from Gimesia aquarii:
GAAAAAGAAAGTCTTCCCGCGAACGAAGCTGTCGCTACAAATACTTTAGACGAAACCTAAGCAACTGTTTGAGGTATATGAGAGCAATCGTTATGAACAAACAACAATATCATCCCTGGCTTTTCAAAATCGCATTGGCAACCACCATCGCCACGTTGCCCCTGATGATTGTTGGTGGTCACGTTACCACAGAAGGCTACGGCATGGCGTTTCCCGATTGGCCGACTTCTGATGGAGAGAACATGCTGACCTACTCCTGGTTGCATGAAGCCTCAGATAAGTTTTATGAACACGGACACCGTTTACTGGGGATGCTCGTCGGATTCTTATCAATTGCCCTGGTCATCATCGCCTTCAAAGTCGAAGAGAAAAAATGGATCCGAAATACCTGCCTCCTGGTCCTGGCATGTGTCATCATCCAAGGAGTTCTGGGAGGTACGCGGGTCACTGAAAACAGCAAAGCATTAGCTATGGCGCATGGGATCTTTGGTGCCTGTGTGTTTACTCTGATGGCATTTTTAACGATGGTCACGGGGAAACGCTGGATCGAAATCAGTAACGATCCCCCCCAATTAACACCCGGTTATGGACGTCGTTTGGCGATTACCGTTCCCTTAGTGGTCCTCTTCCAATACTTCCTGGGGGGCTGTCTCAGGCACTTTAACGTCGGACTACATCCTCACATGAGCTTTGCTTTTGTGGCGTTAATTTTTGTGATCATAGAATTTCGCAGCGCACGTAAATCCGGGATTAAATGGCTGAAGCGTCCCGCGATGGGCATGCTGCATATTGGCATCTTCCAGATTCTCCTGGGGTTCGCTGCCTGGATTACAAAATTTGGTCTTCCAGCAGCAGGATTTGTCGCAACTGCGGGTTCATGGGAACAATCTCTTTCACGCACCGCGCACCTGATTACCGGAATTCTGTTCCTGATGACGACTATTTTATACTCAGTCAGGGTGTTTCGACTTCACCAATTGAATAAAAACAATATCATAGACGCGGGACAAAATCTGTCACCGACTGATACTTTACCGAATGCTGAAGGTAACGCTTGAAATGTCTACAACACAACAATCTTATATCGCTGTCGAAGAATCAAAACCTGCTGCCAAACCGGTCAGTTTGGCACGATTCGGCGATTATCTCGAATTAATCAAACCCCGTATTTCGACGATGGCTTTGATTTCTGTTGCTTTAGGCTACACGCTGGCCAGCGCACATTCCTGGTCAGTGATCCCGCTGATCCATGCCCTCTTAGGAATTGGTTTTGTTGCCGTTGGGTGTAACTCTCTGAACCAACTGCTTGAAGTCAAGAGCGATGCTCTCATGTCTCGCACAGCCAGTCGGCCATTGCCTTCCGGTCGAATTTCGGTTTCGGAAGTCTTAATTTTTGGCGTCGTGGCTGCTCTGTCGGGCATCTTCTATCTGGCGATCATGGTGAATTTATTGACCGCCTTTTTATCAATGCTGACTCTGGTTTTATATGTTGTCGTTTACACACCACTGAAACGCTACACTTCATTTTGTACAACAATCGGTGCAATTCCCGGAGCTATGCCTCCCATCCTGGGCTGGACGGCCGCGGGAGGAAATTTAAATACGTCATCCTTTACAATCTTTGCCATCATGTTCCTCTGGCAATTTCCTCACTTTCTGGCCATCGCCTGGTTATACCGACATCAATACCACCAGGCCGGACTGAAGATGCTACCAACGGCAGATCCTGCTCGCGGTATTGTAGGCTGGATGTGTGTCATTTATGCAATTCTTTTGATTCCAGTGAGCTTATTGCCCCAATTTGTTTCTCTCGCAGGAACCTTTTATTCAGTGGTCGCTTTCATAATCGGTATTGGCTACTTAATGTTTTCGATTCGATTTTTACGCGATGAAACCCCCAAAACAGCCCGTGAATTAATTTGGTTTTCATTAATTTATCTTCCCGTACTGTTATTAACCCTCACCTGGGATCGCCTGCAACTATTCAATTGATGATTCAACAAGAGATCGAATTCAGGAATCAACGATTCGTTGTTTGCCTGTGATGTGAAGTGAAAGAGTACAATGAGTCACGATAGTCATTCGCCACAATATCGAATGGGACTTCCCATACCACACTCCAAGTTAGGGATGTGGCTGTTCCTGGCGACAGAAATCATGTTCTTTTCTGCCTTTATTGGAGCCTACATCGTCCTGCGTGCCGGCTCTCCCGGTTGGCCCACCGATGCCGAGGTCACACATATTCGCGTTTGGGCAGGCGGACTGAATACATTCGTCCTGATTTTATCCAGTTATTTTGTGGTACTTGCACTGGAAGGCATGAAAGCGGAAAACTTCGCCAAAGCACGTCGCTACCTCGGACTGACGTTACTACTGGCCTGCGTGTTTCTCGGAATCAAAGCTTACGAGTATTCCGGCAAATTCTCTCATGATATTTTGCCGGGACACATTCCCGAAACACCGCGCATGGCAATCACAAAAGCCATGACAGAAATGAACCAAGTTGTTGATGGTCGCATAATCGCTTTATCTGACGTAAAACCCCCTGAAAAATTGGATCCTGCGAAGCCGGAAGAAACGGCTGTTCTGCCCGAAACGAATGGTGCGGAAACCAAAGAACTAGAGACTCCCATTGAGGAATTGCGACAACTGCTACAAACAGAATTAGATTCACCTGATACTTCTGAAAAACGGAAAAAAGAACTGACCGCTTTATTCGCCCTCGATTCCAAGTTCCGGGAATTAAATCAAAAAGCACTCGATGAATCGATCACATTATCAGAAATGAATGAGGAACTGGCTACCCTCAAGAAAGACCCACAATACGGGGCGTTCCTCGCACCAGTCCATCACCTGCAGCCCATTATTTACGGAAACCTGTTTGCTTCAGTTTATTTTCTGCTCACAGGCTTTCATGCCCTGCATGTCGTCATCGGTATGCTGCTATTTATTATTGTTTTGGTCCAGGGTAAACGTCTCTGTGAGAAGTGGAGTGACTATGTGGAAAACATTGGCCTGTATTGGCATTTTGTTGACCTGGTTTGGATCTTCCTGTTTCCTTTGATCTATATTATTTAGCCAAGCGTACCGCCTGAGAGCAATTCATAACATGTCCGATCAACAATCTCACTCTTACGTCAAATATTCCTCAATCTTTATCGCACTTTGTATTTGCACAGTGCTGTCAATCATATTTGATATCATCGATTTGCGGGAAAAAAATCTGCTGGGCTTAAATGGGGTAATCTTACTGACGCTCATCGTCCTGGCAATTGCCTGTGCCAAGGCGCTGTTTGTCATGATTTATTTCATGCACTTAAAATTTGAAGGAAAATGGAAGTATGTTCTGCTAAGCCCCACCATCATATTGGCGATGGGACTGACCATTGCAATGACTCCCGACATTGGCATTCATTATTACACAAATGAATCTCCTCAAGTAGACTATCTCAAACAGGCAGAGCGGGCCGCTTTGGAAAGTGGATCTGCCGATCATGCCGAAAACAGTCATGTTGAGTAATACACTAATTCAGGAAACAACATCCGCATCAAGTATCGGTGTTACTGAAATATCACACCGCTACGGTGATCGGCTTGCCCTCAATCAACTCAGCTTTGAAGTGCATCCTTCTGAAATCTTTGGATTGCTGGGGCCAAACGGTGGTGGTAAGACAACGCTCTTTCGCTTGCTCTCCACCTTACTGCCGCTTCAATCTGGTACGGCAAACATCGCAGGTCTCGACCTGGCAACAGAGTCACAACGAATCCGGAATCTCATAGGCGTGACTTTTCAATCTCCCAGTCTGGATGGCAAATTGACCGTTCAGGAAAACTTGAAACACCAGGCGCACCTTTACGGCATTTCCGGTGCATTGATGCGCGAGCGTATTGAAAATGCACTTCAACATTTAGGGCTCACCGATCGCAAGCACGACCTTGCCGACTCATTATCTGGTGGATTGAAACGACGTGTTGAAATCGCCAAAGGCTTATTACATGCACCACAAGTCTTACTACTCGATGAACCAAGCACAGGTCTCGACCCAGGTGCGCGGCACGATCTTTGGAAATACCTGAAACAGTTACAGCGAGAGGATGGCGTGACCATACTCATTACCACGCATTTAATGGAAGAAGCAGAACAATGTGACCGGCTGGGCATCCTGCATCAGGGAGAATTGGTCGCATTGGGAACTCCCGACGAATTGCGTGCCTCAGTCGGAGGTGACTGCTTGACCATCCATTCAGAATATCTCGAAGAACTGCAAACAAAAATCACTGAAAGATTCCGTGTTGTCCCGCAAATCGTGAACCACAGTTTGAGATTAGAACACCCAAGAGGACACGAATTCCTCAAAGAACTGATTGATGCCTTCCCGCAACTCGTGACGTCCGTATCACTCGGAAAGCCGACACTGGAAGACGTCTTCATCCACGAGACCGGACATCAATTCTGGCAGGCGGAGGAGGCTGTATGAACCAGACCTCCTCTATATCGGCGGCCGGACCTGCAAAACAGTTTTTGTTACCAGTCCTGACACTCGCCCAACGAGAAGTTGTTCGATTCCTACGTCAACGAACTCGCGTGATCGGTGCATTAGTCCAACCGATTTTGTTCTGGATTCTATTTGGAGCCGGCCTGCGAGGTTCATTCAAACCACCAGAATGGGCGGCGTCAGGCATGACCTACCAGGAATACTTCTTCCCTGGTGTGACTGTCATGATTTTGATGTTCACTGCCATTTTCTCTACAATCTCGATCATCGAGGATCGGAAAGAGGGATTCCTGCAAGGAGTATTGGTCTCTCCTGTACCTCGTACTTCCATTGTTCTGGGAAAGCTGCTCGGCGGCACAATCCTGGCGGTTTTACAAGCTGTCCTGTTTATTTTGCTCGGGCCTCTATTAAAAATTGTAGGGCTCGCCCCTGATTTTCAAACGGGTGTTTCGCTAGCCACTTTCATACCACTGATCCTGTTTCTGTTTCTGCTTGGCTTCAGCCTGACAGCTCTCGGCTTTGTCATTGCCTGGCCCATGGAATCCACACAAGGCTTTCATGCGATCATGTCAGTTTTTCTGATGCCGATGTGGTTACTCTCCGGCTCTTTTTTCCCGGCGGGAGATTCGGGATGGCTCTCGTGGATCATTCGAGCTAACCCGTTAACCTATGGGGTGACCGGATTGCGCCGCATATTAACTCCCGAGCCAGGTCTGTCCAGCACACCGGGAAATCCTTCGATGATAATCTGCCTGACCGTCACAAGCATGATGTGTATAATTTATATAGCTCTTGCCATCTGGATGACACAAAAACGATCAACCAGAAATGCCCGTTAACCCGGGAAAGTTACACTCTTAGAAATTAAAGATATTCAGTATGAATGAAAATCAATCAATTCGGCGCATACCTCGAATTTTAATTTTGATGCTTTGGGTACTGGTCGCCATCAGTGCGATTGCTACCTGGAAGCTGAAATCCCAAAGCGATCTGGCATTGAAAAAAATCGAATCAGAAAAAGCGGCGGCTGCAAAGTCAGATCCAGACAAAGCCCCAAACGGCACAAATAATAATACGGATAAAGTTTCGAAAGGTCCCATCTGGCCTGAAGAGGGAATCGAGGATTTTTCACTGACGGAGCGAAGCGGCCGCAAGGTGACAAAGAAAGACCTTTTGGGAAAGCCGTGGGTAGCCTGCTTTGTGTTTACGCGTTGTGCTGGTCCCTGCCCGCGTGTCTCCGGCCAGTTTTATCAGCTACAAAAGGACTTAAAAGATACAGACTTCAAACTGGTAACAATTACTGTTGACCCCAAAAACGATACACCTGAAGTATTATCCCGTTATGCGGAATCTGTGGGCGCTGATCCGGAAAAGTGGCTCTTTCTGACGGGAGATCAAAAAGACATTTTTCATCTGATCGAGAAAAGTTTTCTAATGCCCGTTCAGGAAAACACGGGGCCTGCCAGAAAACCCGGCTTTGAAGTGATCCACACCACAAACGTGATGCTGGTTGATAAAGACGGTCGCGTCTTAGGAAAATATAACGCAGTGAACGACGCTGAGATGGCTGCATTGAGAAAAGCCGTTCGTGAACAAGTTGATTCAGAAACTAAAAAAAAAGAAAAGCAGGAAGCTAAGCCAAAACAAGCCACTCCTCCTAAAGCTGGTATGATTTCGCTCACTCCTTTGTTGACTCATCAGATCTCGGACCGATTGTCTGCGCTATTCCTGAGTCAGACAGAACCAGAGGCTGAAGAGCCAACAGCAGCAGCAGCAGCGGTGGAGGAAAATCAAGTCGAAGCGAAACAGGCCCCTGACTGGGTTCTGCAACTCCCGACTGTGAATGCCGTACTCAACGGGTTGGCAACAATTTTGTTGATCCTCGGTTACAGTTTCATTCGCAAAGGTGAAAAAGAAAAACACAAAAAAACGATGCTCACCGCGTTTGGAACTTCGATTTTGTTTCTGGTTTTCTATCTGCTCTACCACTTTGCGTTACAAAGCTACACAGGTAATGCTTCACGCAAATTTGAAGGGGAAGGCCCGATTAGACCCGTTTATTACTTTATTTTGATTACGCATGTCATTCTGGCAGCATCTGTGCCGCTACTGGCCTGGATCACCATTCGACGTGGACTAAAAAAACAGTGGGAAGCACATCGCCGTATTGCCAAAATCACATTTCCGATCTGGCTATATGTCTCGATTACTGGCGTTATTATCTATTTCATGCTTTACCATTTACCGGGAGCGGCCTGAGTCATCTTGAATTTTCTCTGAAATTTGATATCGTTTAGTTTAACAATCATAACTCCTTACCAGAGTTACAATCATGTTGAAACGTTTTTCCTCTATTCGAACCTGTTTACTTGTTGCCTTGATGCTGAGTTTGTTCTCCTTTCCCCCAGTCATCAATGAGGCATCTGCGTGCCCAATGTGTAAACAGTTGAACGAAACAGACGACAAAAAACCAAAGGCCTACATGTACAGCATCACGTTTATGCTGGCAATGCCTGCGATCCTCTTCTCCGGTTTCGGAATCGTCTTCTATAAAATGAATCGCCGTGAGCAGGAAGCACTGCTCGAAAATGAAAACAGCCAGAACCCGCACGTGCCCAATGCAGATCCTGGCTTGAATGACTGATCATCATGTGATCACAA
This window encodes:
- a CDS encoding cytochrome C oxidase subunit IV family protein — encoded protein: MSDQQSHSYVKYSSIFIALCICTVLSIIFDIIDLREKNLLGLNGVILLTLIVLAIACAKALFVMIYFMHLKFEGKWKYVLLSPTIILAMGLTIAMTPDIGIHYYTNESPQVDYLKQAERAALESGSADHAENSHVE
- a CDS encoding COX15/CtaA family protein, whose product is MNKQQYHPWLFKIALATTIATLPLMIVGGHVTTEGYGMAFPDWPTSDGENMLTYSWLHEASDKFYEHGHRLLGMLVGFLSIALVIIAFKVEEKKWIRNTCLLVLACVIIQGVLGGTRVTENSKALAMAHGIFGACVFTLMAFLTMVTGKRWIEISNDPPQLTPGYGRRLAITVPLVVLFQYFLGGCLRHFNVGLHPHMSFAFVALIFVIIEFRSARKSGIKWLKRPAMGMLHIGIFQILLGFAAWITKFGLPAAGFVATAGSWEQSLSRTAHLITGILFLMTTILYSVRVFRLHQLNKNNIIDAGQNLSPTDTLPNAEGNA
- a CDS encoding DUF420 domain-containing protein, whose protein sequence is MNENQSIRRIPRILILMLWVLVAISAIATWKLKSQSDLALKKIESEKAAAAKSDPDKAPNGTNNNTDKVSKGPIWPEEGIEDFSLTERSGRKVTKKDLLGKPWVACFVFTRCAGPCPRVSGQFYQLQKDLKDTDFKLVTITVDPKNDTPEVLSRYAESVGADPEKWLFLTGDQKDIFHLIEKSFLMPVQENTGPARKPGFEVIHTTNVMLVDKDGRVLGKYNAVNDAEMAALRKAVREQVDSETKKKEKQEAKPKQATPPKAGMISLTPLLTHQISDRLSALFLSQTEPEAEEPTAAAAAVEENQVEAKQAPDWVLQLPTVNAVLNGLATILLILGYSFIRKGEKEKHKKTMLTAFGTSILFLVFYLLYHFALQSYTGNASRKFEGEGPIRPVYYFILITHVILAASVPLLAWITIRRGLKKQWEAHRRIAKITFPIWLYVSITGVIIYFMLYHLPGAA
- a CDS encoding ABC transporter permease — its product is MNQTSSISAAGPAKQFLLPVLTLAQREVVRFLRQRTRVIGALVQPILFWILFGAGLRGSFKPPEWAASGMTYQEYFFPGVTVMILMFTAIFSTISIIEDRKEGFLQGVLVSPVPRTSIVLGKLLGGTILAVLQAVLFILLGPLLKIVGLAPDFQTGVSLATFIPLILFLFLLGFSLTALGFVIAWPMESTQGFHAIMSVFLMPMWLLSGSFFPAGDSGWLSWIIRANPLTYGVTGLRRILTPEPGLSSTPGNPSMIICLTVTSMMCIIYIALAIWMTQKRSTRNAR
- a CDS encoding ABC transporter ATP-binding protein, with translation MPKTVMLSNTLIQETTSASSIGVTEISHRYGDRLALNQLSFEVHPSEIFGLLGPNGGGKTTLFRLLSTLLPLQSGTANIAGLDLATESQRIRNLIGVTFQSPSLDGKLTVQENLKHQAHLYGISGALMRERIENALQHLGLTDRKHDLADSLSGGLKRRVEIAKGLLHAPQVLLLDEPSTGLDPGARHDLWKYLKQLQREDGVTILITTHLMEEAEQCDRLGILHQGELVALGTPDELRASVGGDCLTIHSEYLEELQTKITERFRVVPQIVNHSLRLEHPRGHEFLKELIDAFPQLVTSVSLGKPTLEDVFIHETGHQFWQAEEAV
- the cyoE gene encoding heme o synthase; amino-acid sequence: MSTTQQSYIAVEESKPAAKPVSLARFGDYLELIKPRISTMALISVALGYTLASAHSWSVIPLIHALLGIGFVAVGCNSLNQLLEVKSDALMSRTASRPLPSGRISVSEVLIFGVVAALSGIFYLAIMVNLLTAFLSMLTLVLYVVVYTPLKRYTSFCTTIGAIPGAMPPILGWTAAGGNLNTSSFTIFAIMFLWQFPHFLAIAWLYRHQYHQAGLKMLPTADPARGIVGWMCVIYAILLIPVSLLPQFVSLAGTFYSVVAFIIGIGYLMFSIRFLRDETPKTARELIWFSLIYLPVLLLTLTWDRLQLFN
- a CDS encoding cytochrome c oxidase subunit 3 encodes the protein MSHDSHSPQYRMGLPIPHSKLGMWLFLATEIMFFSAFIGAYIVLRAGSPGWPTDAEVTHIRVWAGGLNTFVLILSSYFVVLALEGMKAENFAKARRYLGLTLLLACVFLGIKAYEYSGKFSHDILPGHIPETPRMAITKAMTEMNQVVDGRIIALSDVKPPEKLDPAKPEETAVLPETNGAETKELETPIEELRQLLQTELDSPDTSEKRKKELTALFALDSKFRELNQKALDESITLSEMNEELATLKKDPQYGAFLAPVHHLQPIIYGNLFASVYFLLTGFHALHVVIGMLLFIIVLVQGKRLCEKWSDYVENIGLYWHFVDLVWIFLFPLIYII